Proteins found in one Pseudorasbora parva isolate DD20220531a chromosome 11, ASM2467924v1, whole genome shotgun sequence genomic segment:
- the trmt12 gene encoding tRNA wybutosine-synthesizing protein 2 homolog: MVTVPCLKVPQRHAQLYRKYLLSQGVLDRKYCTQKHSDGTVTLPIVASVLAQLDLVALKEHVAQDSFCEIVDIQAPPLSKKEKGKSFHKKLAETAQSWLVSKGKIWSDDLEGDIPSRWQCHGDLVLFSEGCFSNAIWKEIGSEFWTAVALTLGVKRLAQIKSISRDGYRTPIVKMLLGDSSYVTHIDNHIRYEFDVTKCMFSSGNITEKLRIASFDCIGETVVDLYAGIGYFTLPYLVHAKAAYVHACEWNPDAVKALQRNLQINGVSDRCTIHEGDNRQLPLSDLADRVNLGLIPSSEEGWPVACRLLKRATGGVLHIHHNVTTPLYHKSHEHSSAIDVDKGSSIQRDMQVWTAWASDAARRICTLLLDITGSEWKTNIKHIEHVKTYAPHISHVVLDLECKPL, translated from the exons ATGGTTACAGTTCCGTGTTTAAAAGTGCCGCAGCGTCATGCACAACTGTACAG AAAATACCTACTGTCACAAGGTGTTCTGGACCGCAAGTACTGCACACAAAAACACTCAGATGGGACTGTAACGCTTCCAATCGTAGCGTCTGTTCTGGCACAGCTTGATCTGGTGGCACTAAAGGAACATGTTGCACAGGACAGCTTTTGTGAAATTGTTGATATCCAG GCTCCTCCATTATCAAAGAAGGAGAAAGGGAAATCTTTTCATAAAAAGCTTGCAGAGACTGCACAGTCCTGGCTGGTTTCTAAAGGGAAAATATGGAGTGACGATCTGGAAGGAGATATTCCTAGCCGATGGCAATGCCACGGAGATCTTGTCCTGTTTAGTGAAGGCTGCTTCTCTAATGCAATATGGAAAGAAATTG gaTCTGAATTCTGGACTGCTGTTGCCCTGACGCTGGGAGTCAAACGTTTAGCACAAATTAAAAGCATTTCCCGGGATGGTTACCGCACACCAATAGTAAAAATGCTTTTAGGAGACAGCAGCTATGTGACACACATCGATAATCACATTAG GTATGAGTTTGATGTCACCAAGTGCATGTTCTCCTCTGGGAATATCACAGAGAAGCTCAGAATAGCCTCCTTTGACTGCATTGGAGAGACTGTGGTTGACTTATATGCAG GGATTGGATACTTCACTCTTCCATATCTGGTACATGCTAAGGCTGCTTATGTGCATGCCTGTGAATGGAACCCAGATGCAGTGAAGGCTCTTCAAAGAAACCTACAAATCAATGGTGTGTCAGACCGCTGCACTATCCACGAAGGAGACAACAGACAG CTTCCTTTAAGTGATCTTGCAGATCGAGTGAATTTGGGCCTCATACCAAGTTCAGAGGAGGGTTGGCCAGTGGCATGTCGTCTGCTAAAAAGAGCCACTGGGGGAGTACTGCATATTCACCACAATGTCACAACACCTTTGTACCATAAATCACATGAACATTCATCTGCTATAGATGTTGATAAAGGCTCTTCGATCCAGAGAGATATGCAAGTATGGACTGCCTGGGCTTCAGACGCAGCCAGACGGATCTGTACACTCTTGTTAGACATTACTGGAAGTGAATGGAAGACAAATATCAAGCACATAGAGCATGTCAAAACATACGCGCCACATATCAGTCATGTAGTTCTGGACTTAGAGTGTAAACCTCTCTGA
- the rnaseh2c gene encoding ribonuclease H2 subunit C: MSANSCVTSVQLDSLKQADKPQIHLLPCEIEHDGHAEVFKFFNPTVKERKHEKTVSFRGRGLKGQELHCPQGYTGLVLKEVQKPASDQEDRIVKVSSVFHEFTYWNLETPPTSDDGVVVAMAWPQLAEAMHRPVDD, encoded by the exons ATGTCAGCGAACAGTTGTGTGACATCTGTCCAGCTGGATTCACTCAAGCAAGCTGACAAACCACAGATCCACCTGTTACCATGTGAAATAGAGCATGATGGACATGCCGAAGTCTTCAAGTTCTTTAATCCCACTGTTAAGGAACGCAAACATG AAAAGACAGTGTCATTCAGAGGTCGAGGACTGAAGGGTCAGGAATTGCATTGTCCACAAGGATACACAGGACTGGTGCTGAAAGAGGTCCAAAAGCCTGCGTCCGATCAAGAA GACAGAATAGTTAAAGTTTCATCAGTGTTCCATGAATTCACATACTGGAACTTGGAGACACCTCCCACATCTGATGATGGAGTTGTGGTGGCTATGGCGTGGCCTCAGCTCGCAGAGGCG ATGCACAGACCAGTAGACGACTGA